TGATGTGGCTTCTTCGCTCATTCCTGACCTTTCGGGCGTCCCCCTGCCAGCCTGGAGGACGCCATGCAAGCCGATATCAGCCGGAGACCGCTTCCGCCTGGGAGCGGATCTCGGACGTCTGACGCTGCGTATCGACGAGCTTGAAGTAGATGCCCTTCTTCTCCATGAGCTCCTCGTGCGTGCCGCACTCGACGCCCTTGCCCTTCTCCAACACGAACAGGCGGTTGGCGTTCCGCAGCGTCGAGAGCCGATGCGCGATGGCGAAGGTCGTCCGGTTCTGCACGAGCCGCGATATCGCCTCCTGGATCTTCTTCTCCGTGTGGACATCCACCGACGAAGTCGCCTCGTCCAGAATCAGGATGCGCGGATTGTGCAGGATCGCCCGAGCGATGGAGATGCGCTGGCGTTCGCCGCCGGAAAGCCGTCCGCCGCGCTCGCCGACCTGCGTGTCGTATCCGTCGGGGAACTTGGCGATGAACTCGTGGGCGTTCGCCGCCTTCGCCGCCTCGATCACCTCCTCGATGGTCGCGCCGGGCTTGGCATAGGCGATGTTGTCCGCGATGCTCCCATTGAACAGGTACGGCTCCTGGAGCACGACGCCGATCTGCCGCCGCAGGTCGCTCAACCGGATGCGGTTGATGTCCTCGCCGTCGATGAAGAGCCCGCCGGAGTTCGCGACATAGAACCGGCAGATCAGGTTGATCATCGTCGACTTGCCCGCGCCGGAGTGACCCACCAGACCGATCATCTCGCCGGGCTTCACGTGCAGATCGATGCCCTTGAGAACCGGTTTGTGCGCTTCGTACCCGAACGTCAGATCGCGGAACTCGACCTCGCCCTTGATCTCCTGCAGGTCGACCAGGCTGCCGTCGTCGTACTGCTCCGGCTCTGAGTCGAGGACCTCGAAGATGCGCTCAGCCGCCGTCAGCGACCGCGAGAACCAGTTGAGAACCGGGCTTGCGTGCATCAGCGGCTCGTAGAACCGCCACAGGAACCCGTTGAACGTCATCAGGGTTCCAAGGCTCATCTCGGTGCCCAGCACCTGCCGTCCGCCGACGTACCAAACGATGAGCGCCCCGACGTCGATGGAGAGCCACAGCAGCGGGAAGTAGGTCGCCCAGAGCATCTCCGCGCGGGTCTCGTAGGACCGCACGTCCTCGTTGGCGTCGTTGAACCGCGTGATCTCGTAGTTCTCCTGCGCGAACGCGCGCACGACGCGCACGCCGGAGACCGAGTCGTTGACGACGTCGAACAGCTTCGAGCGGCGCCTCCACGACCGATGCCACAGGCTTCGCACCTTCGTCCAGAACCAGCCGCCGCCCAGGACGACCAACGGCACGGGGATCAGGATGAACAGCGCCAGCTTCCAGTTCATCCAGAACAGGATCGCGCCGATGCCGACGATCATCAGACCGTCCATGACGACGAACTGCAGACCGTCCACGAGGAAGCCCTGGAGCCTCCCGCTGTCCTCGGTGATGTGCGACATGACCGTGCCGGTCTGCCGCTTGTCGAAGAACCGCAGGGAGAGCCCGTGCAGGCGCTCGTAGAGCTGAGCGCGGATATCGGCGGAGAGCCGCAGACCCAGCCACGCGTGCAGCCTGCCTCGGAACACGCCTAGAATCTGGGACACGGCGTGCGACCCCGCCAGACAGAGCACGGCGACCAGCAGCGCCAGTCCGCCGGTTCCCATGCTTCGGAAGATTTTGCCGAGGCTCGTCGGCGGATTCGCCGCAAGGGCTTCTGGCGTCGCCAGCACATCGTCGATCATGATGCGCGTGAAGTAGGTCGGCATCAGCGTCAGTACGGTCGTCGCGAGCATGAAGAGCCCGACGGCGATCGCCTGGACTTTGTACGGCTTCAGATAGGACAGGATCCGCAGGAAGACCCGGTGTTTCTTCATGCACGCCGGGCAGGGCGTGAACTCGTCGGGCAGCGGGAGCCGGCAGGTCTTGCAGAACTTCCGC
The Candidatus Poribacteria bacterium genome window above contains:
- a CDS encoding ABC transporter ATP-binding protein, with the protein product MLATTVLTLMPTYFTRIMIDDVLATPEALAANPPTSLGKIFRSMGTGGLALLVAVLCLAGSHAVSQILGVFRGRLHAWLGLRLSADIRAQLYERLHGLSLRFFDKRQTGTVMSHITEDSGRLQGFLVDGLQFVVMDGLMIVGIGAILFWMNWKLALFILIPVPLVVLGGGWFWTKVRSLWHRSWRRRSKLFDVVNDSVSGVRVVRAFAQENYEITRFNDANEDVRSYETRAEMLWATYFPLLWLSIDVGALIVWYVGGRQVLGTEMSLGTLMTFNGFLWRFYEPLMHASPVLNWFSRSLTAAERIFEVLDSEPEQYDDGSLVDLQEIKGEVEFRDLTFGYEAHKPVLKGIDLHVKPGEMIGLVGHSGAGKSTMINLICRFYVANSGGLFIDGEDINRIRLSDLRRQIGVVLQEPYLFNGSIADNIAYAKPGATIEEVIEAAKAANAHEFIAKFPDGYDTQVGERGGRLSGGERQRISIARAILHNPRILILDEATSSVDVHTEKKIQEAISRLVQNRTTFAIAHRLSTLRNANRLFVLEKGKGVECGTHEELMEKKGIYFKLVDTQRQTSEIRSQAEAVSG